From the genome of Impatiens glandulifera chromosome 9, dImpGla2.1, whole genome shotgun sequence, one region includes:
- the LOC124915069 gene encoding peroxidase 51-like — MGRFNIPLTLLSLSCLCLLASAQLKQNYYAGTCPNVESIVRKAVQLKFQQTFVTAPATLRLFFHDCFVQGCDASVMIQSTGGNKAEKDNPDNISLAGDGFDTVVKAKAAVDAVSGCRNKVSCADILTMATRDVIALTGGPSYAVELGRLDGLKSTAASVTGKLPHPNFNLNQLNSLFAANGLNQNDMIALSAAHTIGFSHCSKFSNRIYNFTKSNPIDPTLNKQYASQLIQMCPKNVDPRIAINMDPITPRKFDNAYFKNLQGGKGLFTSDQVLFTDSRSKSVVNAWATSSQSFNSAFITAMTKLGRVGVKTGKPGPNGNIRVRCDAFN; from the exons ATGGGTCGATTCAACATTCCTCTGACATTGTTGTCACTGTCCTGTCTCTGTCTTTTGGCTTCGGCCCAACTGAAACAGAACTACTACGCCGGCACGTGCCCCAACGTCGAATCCATCGTCAGGAAGGCCGTCCAGCTGAAGTTTCAGCAAACTTTTGTTACAGCCCCGGCCACTCTCAGGCTCTTCTTCCACGACTGCTTTGTTCAGGGCTGCGATGCTTCCGTTATGATTCAATCGACCGGAGGCAACAAGGCGGAGAAGGATAACCCAGATAACATTTCCTTAGCCGGAGATGGGTTCGACACCGTTGTCAAGGCCAAGGCTGCAGTTGACGCCGTCTCCGGTTGCCGGAATAAAGTATCCTGCGCCGACATTCTAACCATGGCTACCAGGGATGTCATCGCTTTG ACCGGAGGGCCATCTTACGCTGTGGAGCTGGGGAGATTGGACGGCCTGAAGTCGACGGCGGCGAGCGTCACCGGAAAACTTCCTCATCCGAACTTCAATCTCAACCAACTCAACTCCCTCTTTGCTGCCAACGGCCTTAATCAAAACGACATGATAGCTCTCTCAG cTGCCCACACAATTGGGTTCTCCCACTGCAGCAAATTCTCAAACAGGATCTACAACTTCACAAAGTCGAACCCGATTGACCCGACCCTGAACAAGCAATACGCATCCCAGTTGATTCAAATGTGCCCGAAGAATGTGGACCCGAGAATAGCAATAAACATGGATCCAATCACGCCCCGAAAATTCGACAATGCATACTTCAAGAATCTTCAGGGAGGAAAGGGATTATTCACTTCCGACCAAGTGCTCTTCACCGACTCCAGGTCTAAGTCGGTGGTCAACGCCTGGGCTACCAGCTCCCAGTCATTCAACTCTGCCTTCATAACCGCCATGACCAAACTCGGCCGCGTCGGAGTCAAGACCGGAAAGCCCGGACCCAACGGTAACATCCGTGTCAGATGCGACGCATTCAACTGA